A portion of the Roseovarius sp. SCSIO 43702 genome contains these proteins:
- a CDS encoding aspartate-semialdehyde dehydrogenase has product MGYKVVVVGATGNVGREMLNILAERQFPVDEIAALASRRSLGTEVSFGDRTLKTKDLDAFDFTGWDIALFAIGSEATKQYAPKAAKAGCVVIDNSSLYRYDPDVPLVVPECNPEAVDGYAKKGIIANPNCSTAQMVVALKPLHDRARIKRVVVSTYQSVSGAGKDGMDELWDQTKSVYNPTSEVPPKKFQKEIAFNVIPHIDVFMEDGSTKEEWKMVAETKKIVDPAIKVTATCVRVPVFVGHSEAINIEFEEYLDEDEARDILREAPGIMVIDKREDGGYVTPKECVGDFATFISRIRQDTTVENGLNLWCVSDNLRKGAALNAVQIAETLGNRVLKKG; this is encoded by the coding sequence ATGGGTTACAAGGTCGTCGTCGTGGGCGCCACGGGCAACGTGGGCCGCGAAATGCTGAACATCCTGGCCGAGCGCCAGTTTCCGGTCGATGAGATCGCGGCACTCGCGTCGCGCCGGTCGCTCGGGACCGAGGTGAGCTTCGGTGACCGAACCCTGAAGACAAAGGACCTGGACGCGTTCGATTTCACCGGTTGGGACATCGCGCTTTTCGCGATCGGATCGGAGGCGACCAAGCAATATGCCCCGAAGGCCGCGAAGGCCGGTTGCGTCGTGATCGACAACTCCTCGCTCTACCGCTACGACCCGGACGTCCCGCTGGTCGTGCCCGAGTGCAACCCGGAGGCGGTCGACGGCTATGCCAAGAAGGGCATCATCGCGAACCCCAACTGCTCGACCGCGCAGATGGTCGTGGCGCTGAAGCCGCTGCATGATCGCGCGCGGATCAAGCGCGTGGTCGTCTCGACCTACCAGTCGGTGAGCGGCGCGGGCAAGGACGGGATGGACGAGCTCTGGGACCAGACCAAATCGGTCTACAACCCCACCTCGGAGGTGCCGCCGAAGAAGTTCCAGAAGGAAATCGCCTTCAACGTCATTCCGCATATCGACGTCTTCATGGAGGACGGATCGACCAAGGAGGAATGGAAGATGGTGGCCGAGACCAAGAAGATCGTGGATCCCGCGATCAAGGTCACGGCGACCTGCGTGCGGGTGCCGGTCTTCGTTGGCCATTCGGAGGCGATAAACATCGAGTTCGAGGAATATCTCGACGAGGACGAGGCCCGCGATATCCTGCGCGAGGCCCCCGGCATCATGGTGATCGACAAGCGCGAGGACGGCGGATACGTCACGCCCAAGGAATGCGTGGGCGATTTCGCCACCTTCATCAGCCGCATCCGCCAGGACACGACGGTCGAGAACGGCCTCAACCTCTGGTGTGTCAGTGACAACCTGCGCAAGGGCGCGGCACTCAACGCGGTGCAGATCGCCGAGACGCTGGGCAACCGGGTCCTGAAGAAGGGCTGA
- a CDS encoding FAD-dependent oxidoreductase produces the protein MSLPTHARVVIIGGGVVGCSVAYHLAKLGWSDVVLLERKQLTSGTTWHAAGLIGQLRASSNMTKLARYTAELYRGLEEETGVATGLRQCGSVSAALTGERLEELHRAAAMARAFGVSVEELSPAEIKEKYPHLNVEDVTGGVWLPTDGQADPANIALALAKGARQRGALVKERIKVTGVTRDGRRVTGVDWTADEGGETGHVTCDHVVNCAGMWGREVGAMLNTNVPLHACEHFYIVTEAIKGLEQLPVLRVPDECAYYKEDAGKILLGAFEPKSKPWGMNGIPESFEFDQLPEDFDHFEPILEAACNRMPILAEAGIHTFFNGPESFTPDDAYHLGLCPEMDNVWVAAGFNSIGIQSAGGAGHALSLWMESGEKPFDLGDVDISRMQPFQGNRHYLFERSKETLGLLYADHFPYRQKATARGVRRSPFHAHLAERGAVFGETAGWERANWFAEKGQAREYVYSWGRQNWFENAAAEHRAVREGVGMYDMSSFGKLRVEGPDAEAFLNHVGGGDFSVPVGRIVYTQFLNARGGIEADVTVTRLSETAYLVVTPGATRLADQTWMERHRGDFGVVITDVTAGEGVLAVMGPKAREVMRAVSPADFSNEAHPFGMAREIELGMGLARAHRVSYVGELGWEIYVSADMAGHAFETLWEAGAAHGLKLCGMHMMDSCRIEKAFRHFGHDITSEDHVLEAGLGFAVKTAKPEFIGRDAVLRKKEAGLSHRMVQFRLTDPEPLLYHHEPILRDGEIVSYLSSGNYGHHLGGAIGMGYVPCKSESAEDVLASRYEIDVAGTRVRAEASLRPMYDPKGERVKA, from the coding sequence ATGTCCCTGCCAACCCACGCGCGCGTCGTCATAATCGGAGGCGGCGTTGTCGGCTGTTCGGTCGCCTATCACCTGGCGAAGCTGGGCTGGAGCGATGTCGTCCTGCTGGAACGCAAGCAGTTGACGAGCGGGACGACATGGCACGCGGCGGGCCTGATCGGACAGTTGCGGGCGTCGTCCAACATGACGAAGCTCGCGCGCTACACGGCGGAACTGTATCGCGGGCTCGAGGAGGAAACGGGTGTCGCGACCGGGTTGCGGCAATGCGGCTCGGTGTCGGCCGCGCTGACCGGGGAGCGGCTGGAAGAGCTTCACCGTGCCGCGGCGATGGCCCGGGCCTTCGGCGTGTCGGTGGAAGAACTTTCGCCGGCCGAGATCAAGGAGAAATACCCCCATCTCAACGTCGAGGATGTCACCGGGGGCGTCTGGCTTCCGACCGACGGGCAGGCGGACCCGGCCAATATCGCGCTCGCGCTCGCCAAGGGCGCGCGGCAGCGCGGCGCGCTGGTGAAGGAGCGGATCAAGGTCACGGGTGTCACCCGGGACGGGCGGCGCGTGACGGGCGTGGACTGGACCGCCGATGAAGGCGGCGAGACCGGCCATGTTACCTGCGACCACGTGGTCAACTGTGCCGGCATGTGGGGCCGGGAGGTGGGCGCGATGCTGAACACCAATGTCCCGCTTCATGCCTGCGAGCACTTCTATATCGTGACCGAGGCGATCAAGGGGCTCGAGCAGTTGCCGGTCCTGCGGGTGCCGGACGAATGCGCCTATTACAAAGAGGATGCGGGAAAGATCCTTCTGGGCGCGTTCGAGCCGAAATCGAAGCCCTGGGGGATGAACGGCATTCCCGAAAGTTTCGAATTCGACCAGTTGCCCGAGGATTTCGACCATTTTGAGCCGATCCTCGAAGCCGCGTGCAACCGGATGCCGATCCTGGCCGAGGCGGGGATTCACACGTTCTTCAACGGGCCGGAAAGCTTCACGCCCGACGATGCCTATCACCTGGGCCTGTGTCCCGAAATGGACAATGTCTGGGTTGCCGCCGGGTTCAACTCCATCGGCATCCAGAGCGCGGGCGGGGCGGGACACGCCCTGTCGCTGTGGATGGAGAGCGGCGAGAAACCCTTCGACCTTGGCGACGTGGACATCTCGCGGATGCAGCCGTTCCAGGGCAACCGGCACTACCTCTTCGAGCGCTCGAAGGAGACACTGGGCCTGCTTTATGCCGACCATTTCCCCTATCGCCAGAAGGCGACGGCGCGGGGGGTGCGGCGTTCGCCCTTCCACGCGCACCTCGCGGAGCGGGGTGCGGTCTTTGGCGAAACGGCGGGGTGGGAGCGGGCCAACTGGTTTGCCGAGAAGGGGCAGGCGCGCGAATATGTCTATTCCTGGGGCCGGCAGAACTGGTTCGAGAATGCCGCTGCCGAACACCGGGCGGTGCGCGAGGGCGTGGGCATGTACGACATGTCGTCCTTCGGCAAGCTGCGGGTCGAGGGGCCGGACGCGGAGGCCTTTCTCAACCATGTGGGCGGCGGCGATTTCTCGGTGCCGGTGGGGCGGATCGTCTATACGCAGTTCCTGAACGCGAGGGGCGGAATCGAGGCGGATGTGACGGTGACGCGTCTTTCGGAGACCGCCTATCTCGTTGTGACGCCGGGGGCCACGCGTCTTGCCGACCAGACATGGATGGAGCGCCACAGGGGAGATTTCGGTGTCGTCATCACCGATGTGACTGCGGGCGAGGGCGTGCTGGCGGTCATGGGTCCGAAGGCCCGCGAGGTGATGCGGGCCGTCTCGCCTGCCGATTTCTCGAACGAGGCGCATCCTTTCGGCATGGCGCGCGAGATCGAGCTTGGCATGGGACTCGCGCGGGCGCACCGGGTGAGCTACGTGGGCGAGCTGGGCTGGGAGATATACGTGAGCGCGGACATGGCAGGCCACGCCTTCGAGACGCTCTGGGAGGCGGGCGCGGCGCATGGGCTGAAGCTCTGCGGGATGCACATGATGGACAGTTGCCGCATCGAGAAGGCCTTTCGCCATTTCGGCCACGACATCACGAGCGAGGATCACGTGCTGGAGGCGGGGCTGGGCTTCGCGGTGAAGACAGCGAAGCCCGAGTTCATCGGGCGCGACGCGGTGCTCCGCAAGAAGGAGGCGGGGCTTTCGCACCGGATGGTGCAATTCCGCCTGACCGATCCCGAGCCGCTGCTCTATCACCATGAGCCGATCCTGCGGGACGGCGAGATCGTGAGCTACCTTAGTTCGGGGAATTACGGCCATCACCTCGGCGGCGCGATCGGGATGGGCTATGTGCCCTGCAAGAGCGAGAGCGCGGAGGATGTGCTGGCGTCGCGCTACGAGATCGACGTGGCGGGCACACGGGTGCGCGCCGAGGCGAGCCTGCGGCCGATGTATGATCCGAAAGGCGAGCGGGTGAAGGCGTAA
- a CDS encoding transglycosylase SLT domain-containing protein, translated as MRHTLLVLTLLLTACSARMPEVAPKPTALALHPGETPEIRALVNKYADAYEVPRPLVHRVIQRESDYRPGARNGPYYGMMQILPETAGQMGFRGKPSDLLDAETNLKYAVKYLRGAWLVSDGSMDDAVMWYARGYYYQARNRCQLVETGLLNREIAKHCR; from the coding sequence ATGCGCCACACGCTTCTCGTTCTCACGCTCCTGCTCACCGCCTGCTCCGCAAGGATGCCCGAAGTGGCTCCGAAGCCCACGGCCCTCGCCCTCCATCCGGGCGAAACCCCGGAAATCCGCGCCCTCGTCAACAAGTATGCCGACGCCTACGAGGTGCCGCGCCCGCTTGTGCATCGCGTGATCCAGCGCGAAAGCGACTATCGTCCGGGCGCCCGCAACGGCCCCTATTACGGCATGATGCAGATCCTGCCCGAAACCGCCGGCCAGATGGGCTTCCGCGGCAAGCCCTCGGATCTTCTCGATGCCGAGACCAACCTGAAATACGCGGTCAAGTACCTGCGCGGCGCGTGGCTCGTCTCGGACGGAAGCATGGACGACGCGGTCATGTGGTATGCGCGCGGCTACTACTACCAGGCCCGCAACCGCTGCCAGCTTGTCGAGACGGGGCTTCTCAACCGCGAAATCGCCAAGCACTGCCGCTGA
- a CDS encoding serine/threonine protein kinase, whose amino-acid sequence MTHTPPADARFIPETVLKRDIFSETISGHLDGAPDLPVVLRKLDGVPAYARPLAWWLARKEIRGLRAVRGIEGCPELIRADRVGLLRSWTQGTPLQLAKPDDPAWYADARRLLREMRRAGVTHNDIAKPQNWLMTPEGRAAVIDFQLASVHRRRGRLFRIMAREDLRHLLKQKRAYAPHLLTPSEHRMLARKSLPSRVWMATGKRAYNFITRRLMNWSDGEGTEDRIERDGPALRAAWLARPDVSEVALCTYARPAKGVGLYAFVETTCDEATLRALAPEPRPDLIQPVTLLPRDAGGAPRLDALALIAANRLDELELLTKADPELARDVAPIVSARLNLTDRDRGA is encoded by the coding sequence ATGACCCACACACCCCCCGCCGATGCCCGGTTCATTCCCGAAACCGTGCTCAAGCGCGACATCTTTTCCGAGACGATTTCCGGCCATCTCGACGGTGCGCCCGACCTGCCGGTCGTCCTGCGCAAGCTCGACGGCGTGCCGGCCTATGCCCGCCCCCTCGCTTGGTGGCTTGCCCGCAAGGAGATCCGGGGCCTACGCGCCGTGCGGGGCATCGAGGGCTGCCCGGAACTCATCCGCGCCGACCGCGTCGGCCTCTTGCGCAGCTGGACGCAGGGCACCCCGTTGCAGCTCGCCAAACCAGACGACCCGGCGTGGTATGCCGACGCCCGCCGCCTCCTGCGCGAGATGCGCCGCGCCGGTGTCACCCATAACGACATCGCCAAGCCGCAGAACTGGCTCATGACGCCAGAAGGCCGCGCCGCCGTCATCGACTTTCAGCTCGCCTCGGTGCACCGCCGCCGGGGTCGCCTCTTCCGCATCATGGCGCGCGAGGATCTGCGCCACCTCCTGAAGCAGAAGCGCGCCTACGCCCCCCATCTCCTCACCCCGTCCGAACACCGGATGCTCGCGCGGAAATCGCTGCCGTCGCGCGTCTGGATGGCGACCGGGAAACGCGCCTACAACTTCATCACCCGGCGGCTCATGAACTGGTCCGACGGCGAAGGCACGGAGGACCGGATCGAGCGCGACGGCCCGGCGCTCCGCGCCGCGTGGCTTGCGCGGCCCGACGTTTCGGAGGTGGCGCTCTGCACCTATGCCCGGCCCGCCAAGGGTGTCGGCCTCTATGCCTTCGTGGAAACCACATGCGACGAGGCCACGCTGCGCGCCCTTGCGCCCGAACCCCGGCCCGATCTCATCCAGCCCGTCACCCTGCTTCCCCGCGACGCCGGCGGCGCACCCCGGCTCGACGCGCTCGCGCTCATCGCCGCCAACCGCCTCGACGAGCTCGAGCTTCTGACGAAAGCCGACCCCGAGCTGGCCAGGGATGTCGCGCCCATCGTCTCCGCCCGCCTGAACCTCACCGATCGCGATCGCGGCGCATGA
- a CDS encoding DUF4139 domain-containing protein, giving the protein MRALPLILAVFPSVIWAADIPVETDVSTVTLYPRGGTVIREASFDVTEGSHDLIVLDLPRNTDLGSVRVAVEGATLGAVTARQDYVPPRDDTKSAAIEAAEAEVERLEEDLRDALAEIRRIELAEEAAAARIAFLGYLGSGEGVAGMDVTTLRDLSRMIGEETLAAKVAAHEARLRAEEAERNLEDTREALQKARDALAALVPQDTPRALLAVAVEAEAAGEGRLTLTYNVAEASWGPVYDMRLERESGALTIERGAYVAQATGENWEGVALSLSTVRPSDQTDPSEIHPWRRWIEDEAQVKRQTHGAVTDLQMEPAYSESRAEGDMAEAPAPVIVADADYDGLAVTYSYPEPVTLASGADRVRVTLGELTTETEVYARAVPLADRTAFLVAGMTNETGELILPGEVMKYLDGRYVGRGFTDLVPVGAETDIAFGPIEGLRLKRQVEDREEGDRGVISRSNDLSERVRIEVENLTARAWPVRLTDRVPYTEQEDLEIDWEATPMPDTRDVDGERGILEWRFDIAPGETQVITLEQELEWPEGKVLR; this is encoded by the coding sequence ATGCGCGCCCTTCCCCTCATTCTCGCGGTCTTTCCCTCGGTGATCTGGGCCGCGGACATCCCGGTCGAGACCGATGTGAGCACGGTGACCCTTTACCCAAGGGGCGGGACGGTGATCCGCGAGGCGAGCTTCGATGTGACCGAGGGGAGCCACGACCTGATCGTGCTCGACCTGCCGCGGAACACGGACCTGGGCTCGGTGCGCGTCGCGGTCGAGGGCGCGACGCTGGGCGCTGTGACGGCGCGGCAGGACTATGTTCCGCCGAGGGACGATACGAAATCCGCCGCGATCGAGGCCGCGGAGGCCGAGGTCGAACGGCTGGAAGAGGACCTGCGCGATGCGCTGGCCGAGATCCGGCGTATCGAACTGGCCGAGGAGGCTGCGGCGGCGCGCATCGCGTTCCTGGGATATCTCGGCTCGGGCGAGGGTGTGGCGGGAATGGACGTCACCACCCTGCGCGACCTGTCGCGGATGATCGGGGAAGAGACGCTTGCCGCCAAGGTCGCGGCGCATGAGGCGCGGCTTCGCGCCGAGGAAGCGGAACGGAACCTCGAGGACACGCGCGAGGCGTTGCAGAAGGCGCGCGACGCGCTGGCCGCGCTGGTGCCGCAGGACACCCCGCGTGCCCTGCTGGCCGTGGCTGTCGAGGCGGAGGCGGCGGGCGAGGGGCGCCTGACGCTGACCTACAACGTGGCAGAGGCATCCTGGGGCCCGGTTTATGACATGCGGCTCGAACGCGAAAGCGGAGCGCTCACCATCGAGCGCGGCGCCTATGTCGCACAGGCCACCGGCGAGAACTGGGAAGGGGTTGCCCTGAGCCTCTCCACCGTGCGGCCGAGCGACCAGACCGATCCGAGCGAGATACATCCCTGGCGGCGCTGGATCGAGGACGAGGCGCAGGTGAAGCGCCAGACCCACGGGGCCGTGACCGATCTGCAGATGGAGCCCGCCTATTCCGAGAGCCGTGCCGAGGGTGACATGGCGGAGGCGCCCGCGCCGGTCATCGTGGCGGATGCCGACTATGACGGGCTGGCGGTGACCTACAGCTATCCCGAGCCCGTGACGCTTGCCTCGGGGGCCGACCGGGTGCGGGTGACCCTGGGCGAGTTGACCACCGAGACGGAGGTCTATGCCCGCGCCGTGCCGCTGGCCGATCGCACCGCCTTCCTGGTGGCCGGGATGACCAACGAGACGGGCGAACTGATCCTGCCCGGCGAGGTGATGAAATATCTCGATGGGCGTTACGTGGGGCGGGGCTTCACCGATCTCGTCCCGGTGGGCGCGGAGACCGACATCGCCTTCGGCCCGATCGAGGGACTGCGCCTCAAGCGTCAGGTCGAAGACCGCGAGGAGGGGGACCGGGGCGTGATCAGCCGGTCGAACGACCTGAGCGAGAGGGTGCGGATCGAGGTGGAGAACCTCACGGCGCGCGCATGGCCCGTGCGCCTTACGGATCGCGTGCCCTATACCGAGCAGGAAGACCTGGAGATCGACTGGGAAGCGACACCGATGCCCGACACCCGGGACGTGGATGGCGAGCGCGGCATCCTCGAATGGCGCTTTGACATTGCCCCGGGCGAGACACAGGTGATCACGCTCGAACAGGAGCTGGAGTGGCCGGAGGGAAAGGTGTTGCGGTGA
- a CDS encoding pyridoxamine 5'-phosphate oxidase family protein, producing MMTEARLRELYGEASPRAAAKAIDRFDRHCREFIAASPFLVIATTDGETLDVSPKGDPAGFVEVEDDRHLLIPDRPGNNRLDGMLNLLRNPEVAVIFLIPGVDETLRVNGRASIEEGSELCARFAIKGRAPRTVLRVAAREIFLHCGKAPLRGGLWTPETWAPTRPVDTLSEIVRDHAEVEVEDTSQAGVDALYRRSLY from the coding sequence ATGATGACCGAGGCGAGATTGCGCGAGCTTTACGGCGAGGCGAGCCCGCGCGCGGCGGCGAAGGCCATCGACCGCTTCGACCGGCACTGCCGGGAGTTCATCGCGGCGAGCCCGTTCCTTGTCATCGCCACGACGGATGGAGAGACGCTCGACGTGTCGCCCAAGGGCGATCCGGCGGGGTTCGTGGAGGTCGAGGACGACCGGCATCTGCTGATCCCCGACCGGCCGGGCAACAACCGGCTGGACGGGATGCTGAACCTGTTGCGCAATCCCGAGGTGGCGGTGATCTTCCTTATCCCCGGTGTGGACGAGACGCTGCGCGTCAACGGCCGGGCCAGTATCGAGGAAGGCTCCGAGCTTTGCGCGCGGTTCGCGATCAAGGGGCGTGCGCCCCGGACGGTGCTGCGGGTGGCGGCGCGCGAGATATTCCTGCATTGTGGCAAGGCACCGCTTCGCGGGGGGCTGTGGACGCCCGAAACCTGGGCCCCAACCCGCCCGGTCGACACGCTCTCCGAGATCGTGCGGGACCATGCCGAGGTCGAGGTCGAGGACACGAGCCAAGCGGGCGTGGACGCGCTTTACCGCCGTTCGCTCTACTGA
- a CDS encoding RluA family pseudouridine synthase, translated as MNDEYRPPETPLAVLHEDHEILVVEKPAGLLSVPGKGAHLADCLLARIEAVFPTALLVHRLDRDTSGVMVFALSPHAQRHLGLQFEKRQVKKTYVARVAGRLEPKAGTVDLPLVVDWPNRPRQKVCHETGRAAVTDWRVLKAADKESRVRLFPRTGRSHQLRVHMLALGHPILGDPFYAEGAARAHPRLMLHSEELRLRHPDGGEGVRFRAKAPF; from the coding sequence ATGAATGACGAGTATCGCCCGCCCGAGACGCCGCTCGCGGTTCTGCACGAAGATCACGAGATCCTCGTGGTGGAGAAGCCCGCCGGTCTGCTGAGCGTGCCGGGAAAGGGCGCGCACCTCGCGGATTGCCTGCTCGCGCGGATCGAGGCGGTGTTTCCCACGGCTCTGCTCGTGCACAGGCTCGACCGGGACACCTCGGGCGTGATGGTCTTTGCGCTGAGCCCGCATGCGCAGCGACACTTGGGGCTTCAGTTCGAGAAACGGCAGGTGAAGAAGACCTACGTGGCGCGGGTCGCGGGACGGCTCGAGCCGAAGGCCGGCACCGTCGATCTGCCGCTCGTGGTGGACTGGCCCAACCGGCCGCGACAGAAGGTGTGTCACGAGACGGGGCGTGCGGCAGTCACGGATTGGCGCGTGCTCAAGGCAGCCGACAAAGAGAGCCGCGTGCGCCTCTTTCCCCGGACCGGGCGCAGCCATCAGCTTCGGGTGCACATGCTGGCGCTGGGCCACCCGATCCTGGGCGATCCGTTCTATGCCGAGGGCGCGGCGCGGGCGCATCCGCGGCTCATGTTGCATTCGGAGGAGCTTCGCCTGCGCCACCCGGACGGGGGCGAGGGGGTGAGGTTCCGCGCGAAGGCGCCGTTCTGA